The Penaeus chinensis breed Huanghai No. 1 chromosome 29, ASM1920278v2, whole genome shotgun sequence genome window below encodes:
- the LOC125040816 gene encoding neurotrophin 1-like, whose product MAFRCVVLLSMVAISLADQSSHVSISLGGHHTSHHSASHQARPSYHPQPSYHHQPAYHPQPSYHPQPAYHPAPAYHPQPSYEHGHEPAVPACAANTTKPWCLEDTEYPTYEIKHAAEYHYEKVLSLYADVVDLNTELSVERPNTLEEETYLCPSETAYVRPLRAQNTEGKWRVIVNNIDAHYQTLTQTTRIEECLTSGDACPLVPDCYESKCLQKSIYHRFLVYDPYDQYFPFAIETFKLPASCACLLGAYTIDH is encoded by the exons ATGGCTTTCCGATGCGTG GTTTTGCTCTCTATGGTAGCTATATCTCTGGCTGATCAGAGCTCGCACGTTAGCATCAGCCTCGGCGGCCACCACACTTCTCACCACTCCGCCTCTCACCAAGCAAGGCCTTCATACCACCCACAGCCGTCTTACCACCATCAGCCTGCTTACCACCCACAACCCTCCTACCATCCTCAGCCTGCATACCACCCTGCGCCCGCTTACCATCCACAGCCTTCCTACGAACATGGACACGAGCCTGCAGTGCCAGCATGCGCCGCCAACACAACCAAGCCATGGTGCCTCGAGGACACTGAGTATCCCACCTACGAAATCAAACACGCGGCCGAGTACCACTACGAAAAGGTCCTCTCCCTCTATGCTGACGTAGTTGATCTTAACACCGAGCTGTCTGTCGAGCGGCCAAACACCCTGGAGGAGGAAACTTACTTGTGCCCATCTGAGACCGCTTACGTGAGGCCCCTTCGTGCCCAGAACACCGAGGGTAAATGGCGTGTGATTGTAAACAATATCGATGCCCATTATCAGACTCTTACTCAGACTACACGCATCGAAGAGTGCCTGACCTCTGGCGACGCATGCCCTCTGGTGCCTGACTGCTACGAGTCCAAGTGCCTGCAGAAGTCCATCTACCACCGCTTCCTCGTCTACGACCCCTATGATCAGTACTTCCCCTTCGCCATCGAGACATTCAAGCTTCCCGCCAGCTGCGCTTGTCTCCTGGGCGCCTACACCATCGACCATTAA
- the LOC125040827 gene encoding neurotrophin 1-like: MALRAVVFLPLVVAALADQSSHASFSLGGHHTSHHSASHHARPSYHPQPSYHHQPAYHPQPSYHPQPAYHPAPAYHPQPSYEHGHEPAVPACAANTTKPWCLEDTEYPTYEIKHAAEYHYEKVLSLYADVVDLNTELSVERPNTLEEETYLCPSETAYVRPLRAQNTEGKWRVIVNNIDAHYQTLTQTTRIEECLTSGDACPLVPDCYESKCLQKSIYHRFLVYDPYDQYFPFAIETFKLPASCACLLGAYTIDH, encoded by the exons ATGGCTTTGCGAGCAGTG GTTTTCCTTCCTTTGGTGGTCGCAGCTCTGGCTGATCAGAGCTCACACGCCAGCTTCAGCCTCGGCGGCCACCACACTTCTCACCACTCCGCCTCTCACCACGCAAGGCCTTCATACCACCCACAGCCGTCTTACCACCATCAGCCTGCTTACCACCCACAACCCTCCTACCATCCTCAGCCTGCATACCACCCTGCGCCCGCTTACCATCCACAGCCTTCCTACGAACATGGACACGAGCCTGCAGTGCCAGCATGCGCCGCCAACACAACCAAGCCATGGTGCCTCGAGGACACTGAGTATCCCACCTACGAAATCAAACACGCGGCCGAGTACCACTACGAAAAGGTCCTCTCCCTCTATGCTGACGTAGTTGATCTTAACACCGAGCTGTCTGTCGAGCGGCCAAACACCCTGGAGGAGGAAACTTACTTGTGCCCATCTGAGACCGCTTACGTGAGGCCCCTTCGTGCCCAGAACACCGAGGGTAAATGGCGTGTGATTGTAAACAATATCGATGCCCATTATCAGACTCTTACTCAGACTACACGCATCGAAGAGTGCCTGACCTCTGGCGACGCATGCCCTCTGGTGCCTGACTGCTACGAGTCCAAGTGCCTGCAGAAGTCCATCTACCACCGCTTCCTCGTCTACGACCCCTATGATCAGTACTTCCCCTTCGCCATCGAGACATTCAAGCTTCCCGCCAGCTGCGCTTGTCTCCTGGGCGCCTACACCATCGACCATTAA